Within Epilithonimonas zeae, the genomic segment GAAAACGGGACAGAAAGAATTCAGCTTCTTGATAAAATGGGTCAGAAATACGGAATGAGTTTCACTAACCCAGAAAAAGTAGCATTTACAAAAGTACAAGCGGTAGGAGTACCAATGGGACAGCTAAAAAGTTATTTGAATCTTCCTGAAGATCAGCAAAAAGCTTTCAAAGCAACTACAGGTATTCCAATGGATAGTACAAATAAACAATTGATTGATTGGGTACAGCAAAGTTTAGCCGTTAATCCTAATTACAAGTTAGCGATTAAAGGTGACGTAACTACAAAGTATCCAAAAGTGAAAAGTTTATTTGAAGGTTTAAGAGATATTGATTTTCTTAAATTTTGGTTGATCACATCACAAGAAAAATCTAATTAATTCTATTAGAAATGGCAGAAGTTCAAGTAAAAGAGGATAGCGGGAAAGGCGGCAAGGTCCGTTCGAAGAAACAGAACACCCGCGTAGATATGACGCCGATGGTAGATTTAGGTTTTCTTTTGATTACATTCTTTATGTTTACAACAACATTTAGTAAACCTAATGTAATGGATCTTGGTCTTCCGGCGAAACCAAAGGAAAACCAAAAACCACCTGATACAGAAATCAAATTGAATAATTCAATTTCTATCATCATAGGTAAGGATAACAAGATTTTTTATCATCAACAAGATCAGGCTGGTCTTAATGAGCAAACACTTGTTGAAACTAACTTCGATAGAGAAGGCATTACGAAAGTAATTGAGAGAGCAAAAGCTGGAGCATCTGATAAAGACAAATTCACAGTAATTATCAAGCCAACAGACGATGCAGTATATAAAAACTTTGTAGACATTCTAGATGAGATGGCTGTTACCAAAAACGAAAGATATGGGGTTACCGATATCAAACCTTGGGAATTAGCAATCTACAAAAAGAAAGTAGGAGAATAATCCACTACAAGTATTACATTTAATAATATTAAAATGGCAGAAGATAATTTGAATTACAATCCAACTTTGGATGAGATTGTATTCGAAAATAGAAATAAAGTATATGGAGCCTATGATCTTAGGACTGCATATCCTAAAATGCTGACAAAATCTTTCCTAATTGGTACTGCTTTTTTCCTAGCTCTTGCAGTTTCTCCACTTGTATATCTTAAGATTCAGCAAATGAATGCTAAGGATAAAGTGGAAGTAGAAGCGAAGTTGGTTGATATTTTGGAGGAAGAGCCAATCATCGAGCAACCTAAAGAAGAAGAGCCACCTCCACCACCTCCACCAAAAGAAGAGGAAAAGCAAGAGGTAATTCAGAACGTTGTTCCGGAACCTAAAAAAGCACCTAAAATTGAAACACCACCGCCGCCAATTACAAAACAATTGGAAACTACGACGGGGCTTCAAAACCAGGAAGGTGTAAAAACTCCGGTTTATGCACCACCTCCACCACCAGTAACAGGTAAAGGAGTTGCAGCTGAGGTAAAACCAGTGACGAATGAGGTTTATGAATCTGTAGATCAAAATGCAGAATTCCCAGGTGGAACAAACTCATTTAGATCTAAATTCCAAAATAACTTTGACGCTAGTAATTTGGAAGGTGAAGGTACTTTGAAAACTGAGATTACTTTCGTTGTAGAAAAGGACGGATCTTTAACTCAGGTTAAAGCAACTGGACCAAATTCAGATTTCAATAGAGAAGCTGAATCTACAGTAAAAGGAATTAAAACAAAATGGACTCCAGGTAAAGTTAACGGACAGCCTGTAAGATCTAGATTTAGATTCCCAGTTACGATGAACTTCCAATAAGGATTTAATTTGTAACATATTATATAAAAGAGAAGTTTTTATAACTTCTCTTTTTTTATTAGATTTGTCTTATGTTTAATTGGCTTTCTTTGATAACCGGACTTTTCTACATTGTTTTAGGAATTGTTGTTATCGTATATAAATTCTTCATCGTTATTTTGGAACCTAATGTGGCTTATCCATTAGGCGGATTGCTTATGGCTTACGGAATCTTTCGTATAGTAAGAGCTATCATTTCATTAAAAAATAATCAATAGAAATGAAAAAAATCTTTTTCCTGCTCGTAGCAACTTTTGCTATTGCTATTTCGTGTTCCAAAGAGAAACCGAAAGAAATTGATACACCTAACAAAGGTGAAATAACGATAGAGACCGATGAGTCTTTTAAAAGTGTGATAGAAGCTTTGACAGAAAGATATATGGCACTTAATCCTGATACAAAAATCAATGTTGTTATCAAAAAAGAGGATTTTGGGTTATTGGATTTGTTGGATAGAAAAGCAAGAGTTGTTGTGATGTCCAGAGAGCTTTCTGTTAAGGAAAAAGAAGCTTATGATAAAAAAATAGATTTGCCCTGGCTTCCAGGTAAATTTGCAGCTGATGCAGTGCTTTTTGTCGTTCCAAAAGATTCACCATTGGAGTCTATATCTATGGATGAGATTTCTAATGAACTTTCATCAGACAAAAAAAGGCTAATATTTGATGGAACCAATTCAAGCAATCTCAATTTTATTGCTCAAAAATTTAAAAAGAATCCGGGAGATCTTAAGTTTTCTATCATCAACGGAAATGAAAATGTAGCGGAACAATTGAAGAATTATCCGGATAAAATTGGTGTGATTAGTTATAACACAATCAGTAGGCCTTTTGGAGAAGAAGCAACAAAACTGAGGAATGAATTAAAAGTTCTTAAAGTTGTTAAAGACAATAAAGCCTATGAAGTTTCTTCTGAAAATCTGAAAGATATGACTTATCCTTTTACCAGAGTTTTGTATTTCTTAAGCAACGAAGCTTACTATGGATTAGGGAATGGTTTTATCAGATTTTCTTGTCAGCAATTGGGACAGATTGTTGTTGAAAAAGAAGGACTTCAGCCCTACAATATCTTCAGAAGAGAAGTTCAGATGAGATGATTTAATTTTTAATATTTATTTAACAGAAGATTTAAATTTAATTATCTATTTTGGTCTAAATATTGACATTAAAACCAGAATTTTACAGTTACGAAAAAAAATGAAAAAAGAGAATATAATGAATTTATCAAAAAAAATTGCTGTAACAGCAGCAGTCGGCTTTTTTACTAGTTTTAGTTTTGCACAATCTGTTCAGGACGGGATTAACTTTGTAGATAGCCAAAAATATGCGAAAGCAAAACAAAACTACACAGATCTTATCAATCAAAATCCTAAAGATGCGAATAACTATTTCTATTTAGGTAATACATATTTAACTCAATTCGACCCTAATTTTGATTTAGCAAAAGAAAGCTTTGACAAAGGTCTGGCAGCTGATCCAAAAAGTTATTTGAACAAATTAGGCTTGGCTTCTGTGAAATTAGGTAAAGGAGACAAGTCTGCTATCACGGAAATTCAGCAGATTGTAAAAGATTCTAAAGAAAAAGATGCAGAAGTTCTTTTCAGAGCTGGTGAAGCATTGACATTATTTGAAAAATACAGTGCACCGGATTTAGCAATAACGTTCTTGAACAAAGCTGTTGAAAGAGCTCAAAAAGCTGGTGTTCCTGCTAATTACTATTATTCTTTGGGTGATGCTTACAGAATTAAAAAAGACCCGGGAAATGCAATGACTGCTTATGATAAAGCAGAAGCTGTTGCTAAAAATAAAGCTTCGGTTTATACAAGAAAAGGAACACTTTGGATTGCTGCTCAACAATGGCAACAAGCTAAAACTAATATTGATAAAGCGATTGCTGTAGATCCAACTTATGCGCCGGCTTACAAAGCTCTAGCAGGATTTAATATCAAATATCAGAAAAATGCGGAAGCAACTCAGAATTTGATTAATTATACCAAATATGCAGATGAGGATCCATATACTCAATTAGAGATTGCAAAACTTTATTTTTCTAATGACGATTATGCTAATGCAAAATCGACTTTGGATTCTGTATTCGATAAAGTAGATGATCCTATCAAATATAAATTGAGAGCTTATATCCAATATGGTGAAGCTAAATATGCAGATGCACAGCAGAGTATTAATACTTTCTTGTCTCAGGCAGATAAGTCAAGAGTTCAGGCTTCTGACGAAGGTTTGCAAGGTTTGATTGCTGCAGGTCTAGCAAAAGATGAGAAAGACTCAGCTAAAAAAGCACAATTAGAAGCTACTTCCCAACAGAAAATTGCTATTGCAAAAAATGCAAAAGATGAAACAATGAACTGGGACGAAGAGCTTGGCAAAATCAAAGGTGGATTGGTTGGTGTTTCTGCAGATGCAGGCGGAACTTCACCAGAAATCGAAGCTCTGAAAGCCAAAGTTGCTGCAAATGCTCAGGATACAGATGCCATTTATAAATTAGCTCAAGCTTATCAGGACATCAAAAACTGGAATGGTGCTATTTTAACTTGGCAGAAAATGATAACATTACTTCCTACTTGGGAGCCTGCTTATTATAGTCAAGGTTATGCTTATCAACAAGCTGGAAGCCAAGAATTAGCTTCTGCTGCATACCAAAAATATATTGATACATTATTGGCTAAGCCAGCAGCAGAC encodes:
- a CDS encoding ExbD/TolR family protein, with the protein product MARIKPKRHGVVTDMTAMCDVAFLLLTFFILTTQFKKPDVEQIKPPSSISEKLLPDASLMTINVTQAGTFYFQPVENGTERIQLLDKMGQKYGMSFTNPEKVAFTKVQAVGVPMGQLKSYLNLPEDQQKAFKATTGIPMDSTNKQLIDWVQQSLAVNPNYKLAIKGDVTTKYPKVKSLFEGLRDIDFLKFWLITSQEKSN
- a CDS encoding ExbD/TolR family protein → MAEVQVKEDSGKGGKVRSKKQNTRVDMTPMVDLGFLLITFFMFTTTFSKPNVMDLGLPAKPKENQKPPDTEIKLNNSISIIIGKDNKIFYHQQDQAGLNEQTLVETNFDREGITKVIERAKAGASDKDKFTVIIKPTDDAVYKNFVDILDEMAVTKNERYGVTDIKPWELAIYKKKVGE
- a CDS encoding energy transducer TonB; the encoded protein is MAEDNLNYNPTLDEIVFENRNKVYGAYDLRTAYPKMLTKSFLIGTAFFLALAVSPLVYLKIQQMNAKDKVEVEAKLVDILEEEPIIEQPKEEEPPPPPPPKEEEKQEVIQNVVPEPKKAPKIETPPPPITKQLETTTGLQNQEGVKTPVYAPPPPPVTGKGVAAEVKPVTNEVYESVDQNAEFPGGTNSFRSKFQNNFDASNLEGEGTLKTEITFVVEKDGSLTQVKATGPNSDFNREAESTVKGIKTKWTPGKVNGQPVRSRFRFPVTMNFQ
- a CDS encoding C4-dicarboxylate ABC transporter; the protein is MFNWLSLITGLFYIVLGIVVIVYKFFIVILEPNVAYPLGGLLMAYGIFRIVRAIISLKNNQ
- a CDS encoding PstS family phosphate ABC transporter substrate-binding protein; protein product: MKKIFFLLVATFAIAISCSKEKPKEIDTPNKGEITIETDESFKSVIEALTERYMALNPDTKINVVIKKEDFGLLDLLDRKARVVVMSRELSVKEKEAYDKKIDLPWLPGKFAADAVLFVVPKDSPLESISMDEISNELSSDKKRLIFDGTNSSNLNFIAQKFKKNPGDLKFSIINGNENVAEQLKNYPDKIGVISYNTISRPFGEEATKLRNELKVLKVVKDNKAYEVSSENLKDMTYPFTRVLYFLSNEAYYGLGNGFIRFSCQQLGQIVVEKEGLQPYNIFRREVQMR
- a CDS encoding tetratricopeptide repeat protein is translated as MNLSKKIAVTAAVGFFTSFSFAQSVQDGINFVDSQKYAKAKQNYTDLINQNPKDANNYFYLGNTYLTQFDPNFDLAKESFDKGLAADPKSYLNKLGLASVKLGKGDKSAITEIQQIVKDSKEKDAEVLFRAGEALTLFEKYSAPDLAITFLNKAVERAQKAGVPANYYYSLGDAYRIKKDPGNAMTAYDKAEAVAKNKASVYTRKGTLWIAAQQWQQAKTNIDKAIAVDPTYAPAYKALAGFNIKYQKNAEATQNLINYTKYADEDPYTQLEIAKLYFSNDDYANAKSTLDSVFDKVDDPIKYKLRAYIQYGEAKYADAQQSINTFLSQADKSRVQASDEGLQGLIAAGLAKDEKDSAKKAQLEATSQQKIAIAKNAKDETMNWDEELGKIKGGLVGVSADAGGTSPEIEALKAKVAANAQDTDAIYKLAQAYQDIKNWNGAILTWQKMITLLPTWEPAYYSQGYAYQQAGSQELASAAYQKYIDTLLAKPAADQEANKETMSYAYFAIAFIAKDSDKEKAKANVAKSLALNPTYADALSLQKALNQ